A window of the Brassica napus cultivar Da-Ae chromosome C5, Da-Ae, whole genome shotgun sequence genome harbors these coding sequences:
- the LOC106440607 gene encoding feruloyl CoA ortho-hydroxylase 1-like: MPYRLFAHSHLQNLLFYILSPLCNLSPQHNPNPKLQRLFQVSTKMAPTLSTANFADPAEVTEFVVNKGNGVKGLSETGIKALPDQYIQPFEERLINKFVNETDEAIPVIDMSDPNENKVAEAICDAAEKWGFFQVINHGVPLDVLDNVKAATHRFFNLPVEEKSRFTKENSLTTNVRFGTSFSPRAEKALEWKDYLSLFFVSEAEAEQFWPDVCKNEALEYMNKSKTMVRKLLEYLGKNLNVKELDETKESLFMGSIRVNLNYYPICPNPDLTVGVGRHSDVSSLTILLQDQIGGLHVRSLSSGNWVHVPPVPGSFVINIGDAMQILSNGRYKSVEHRVLANGSNNRISVPIFVNPKPESVIGPLPEVIANGEEPIYKDVVYSDYVRYFFKKAHDGKKTVDFAKI, from the exons ATGCCATATAGGTTGTTCGCTCATTCTCATCTTCAAAACCTTCTCTTTTATATACTCTCTCCTCTCTGCAACTTATCTCCACAACACAATCCAAATCCAAAGCTCCAACGTTTATTCCAAGTCTCAACCAAAATGGCTCCAACTCTCTCTACCGCCAACTTCGCAGACCCAGCGGAAGTAACCGAGTTCGTGGTCAACAAAGGCAATGGCGTAAAGGGTTTATCAGAAACAGGAATCAAAGCTCTTCCGGACCAATACATTCAACCCTTTGAAGAGCGTCTCATCAACAAGTTCGTCAACGAGACAGACGAAGCTATACCAGTCATCGACATGTCGGACCCCAACGAGAACAAAGTCGCTGAAGCTATCTGTGACGCTGCTGAGAAATGGGGTTTCTTTCAGGTGATCAACCATGGAGTTCCTTTGGATGTTCTTGACAACGTGAAGGCTGCGACTCACAGGTTCTTTAATCTTCCTGTTGAGGAGAAGAGCAGGTTCACAAAGGAGAATTCTCTGACGACCAATGTTAGGTTCGGTACTAGTTTCAGTCCTCGTGCTGAGAAAGCTCTCGAGTGGAAAGATTATCTCAGTCTCTTCTTTGTGTCCGAAGCTGAAGCTGAACAGTTTTGGCCTGATGTTTGCAA AAATGAAGCTCTAGAGTACATGAACAAGTCCAAGACAATGGTGAGGAAGCTTCTAGAGTATCTAGGAAAGAATCTCAACGTGAAAGAGCTAGACGAGACCAAAGAGTCACTCTTCATGGGCTCAATCCGAGTCAACCTCAACTACTATCCCATCTGTCCTAACCCTGACCTAACCGTTGGCGTTGGTCGTCACTCAGACGTCTCTTCCCTCACCATTCTCTTACAAGACCAAATCGGTGGCCTCCACGTGCGTTCTCTATCCTCAGGGAACTGGGTTCACGTGCCACCGGTTCCCGGATCCTTTGTGATCAACATAGGAGACGCCATGCAGATCTTGAGCAATGGTCGCTACAAGAGCGTGGAGCATCGGGTCTTAGCTAATGGTAGCAACAACAGAATCTCTGTTCCTATCTTTGTGAATCCAAAACCAGAGTCTGTGATTGGTCCTCTTCCTGAggtgattgcaaatggagaggAACCGATTTATAAAGACGTTGTGTACTCTGATTACGTCAGGTACTTCTTCAAGAAGGCACATGATGGTAAGAAAACCGTTGACTTCGCCAAGATATGA
- the LOC106444550 gene encoding dirigent protein 7, producing MAKLILIIAFKLLLLAAVVSAGKGDDFAKVIDRKLLGLHKEKLTFFRVYWHDIQSGSNPTSVVLRPPLSNSSFFGAVTVIDNRLTTGVPVNSTLVGQAQGIYAAVGQHDSSALMVMNFAFKTGKYNGSTISILGRNEVLTKVREMPVIGGSGLFRFARGYVEARTMWFDQKTGDATVEYSCYVMHY from the coding sequence ATGGCAAAGCTCATCCTCATCATCGCCTTCAAACTCCTCCTTCTCGCAGCCGTTGTCTCCGCCGGAAAAGGCGATGACTTTGCGAAAGTCATTGACCGGAAACTCCTAGGCCTCCATAAAGAGAAACTCACTTTCTTCCGTGTCTACTGGCACGACATCCAAAGCGGCTCAAACCCTACCTCGGTCGTGCTGAGACCTCCTCTCTCCAACTCATCCTTCTTTGGAGCCGTCACTGTGATCGATAACCGGTTAACCACGGGGGTCCCGGTGAACTCGACTTTGGTAGGCCAGGCCCAAGGGATATACGCTGCGGTGGGACAGCACGACTCGTCTGCGCTTATGGTTATGAACTTTGCGTTCAAGACAGGGAAGTATAACGGAAGTACGATCTCGATACTTGGTCGAAACGAGGTGTTGACGAAGGTTAGGGAGATGCCAGTGATTGGAGGAAGTGGACTGTTCCGGTTCGCTAGAGGTTATGTCGAGGCTAGGACTATGTGGTTTGATCAAAAGACAGGAGATGCTACCGTTGAGTATAGCTGTTACGTCATGCACTACTAG
- the LOC106440609 gene encoding casein kinase 1-like protein HD16, whose amino-acid sequence MPELRRRVRRGRVPDALAPNQQPADKNQRKSNGKAVAVGVTERPRTRLAARRLKEEDKVILQENLKDSDKKKGKEVVVEEEEEEEKEVMAIGNDSGGSNKAAAQEEEGNTAPFPERVQVGGSPLYKVERKLGKGGFGQVFVGRRISGGNDRSAGASILEVALKFEHRSSKGCNYGPPHEWQVYNTLGGSHGVPRVHFKGRQGDYYIMVMDILGPSLWDIWNTSGQAMSSEMVACIAVESLSILEKMHAKGYVHGDVKPENFLLGQPSTSQEKKLFLVDLGLATKWREGGGNGQHVEYDQRPDMFRGTVRYASAHAHLGRTASRRDDLESLAYTLIFLHRGRLPWQGYQGDNKSFLVCKKKMATSPDMLCCFCPAPFKQFLEIVVNMKFDEEPNYGKLVSLFQELLGENPAIRPINTEGAQKIIFQVGQKRGRLSIGEEEEDAPRKKVRLGVPATQWISIYNARQPMKQRYHYNVADSRLAQHIERGIADGLLISCVSSCSNLWALIMDAGTGFTNQVYELSPVFLHKEWIMEQWEKNYYISSIAGATNGSSLVVMSKGTQYSQQSYKVSDSFPFKWINKKWREGFHVTSMATAGSRWGVVMSRNSGYSEQVVELDFLYPSEGVHRRWDGGYRITSTAATTDQAALILSIPRRRLADETQETLRTSQFPSTHVKEKWGKNLYLASLSYGRTVS is encoded by the exons ATGCCTGAGCTTCGCCGTCGAGTCCGCCGTGGCCGTGTCCCCGACGCTTTAGCTCCGAATCAACAGCCTGCGGATAAGAATCAGAGGAAGAGTAACGGAAAAGCGGTTGCCGTCGGAGTTACAGAGAGGCCGAGGACGAGATTGGCGGCGAGGAGATTGAAAGAGGAAGATAAGGTGATACTTCAGGAGAATCTGAAGGATAGCGATAAGAAGAAGGGTAAAGAGGTTgtggttgaagaagaagaagaagaagagaaggaagttATGGCGATTGGTAACGATAGTGGTGGCTCTAACAAGGCGGCGGCtcaggaagaagaaggaaacaCTGCTCCTTTCCCTGAAAGG GTTCAAGTTGGAGGATCACCGCTTTATAAGGTTGAGAGGAAGCTGGGGAAGGGTGGTTTTGGTCAAGTGTTCGTAGGACGTCGTATTAGTGGTGGTAATGATCGTAGTGCAGGAGCTAGCATCTTGGAG GTTGCTCTGAAGTTTGAGCATCGAAGCAGCAAGGGTTGCAACTATGGTCCTCCACATGAGTGGCAGGTGTACAA TACGTTGGGTGGCAGCCATGGAGTACCTAGAGTgcacttcaaagggagacaagGAGACTATTATATTATG GTAATGGACATACTCGGGCCTAGCTTGTGGGATATATGGAATACTTCAGGGCAAGC AATGTCCTCGGAAATGGTAGCTTGCATTGCAGTTGAATCACTGTCCATCCTTGAAAAGATGCATGCTAAAGG TTATGTGCATGGAGATGTTAAGCCAGAAAATTTCTTACTCGGGCAGCCTTCCACGTCTCAAGAGAAAAAGCTGTTTCTTGTTGATTTGGGACTAG CAACAAAGTGGAGAGAAGGAGGTGGTAACGGACAACATGTTGAATATGACCAACGTCCCGATATGTTTAG gggGACAGTTAGATACGCAAGTGCACATGCTCACTTGGGGAGAACTGCTAGCAGAAGGGATGATCTCGAATCATTGGCATATACACTGATCTTCCTTCACCGAGGTAGATTGCCATGGCAAGGATATCAG GGAGATAACAAGTCATTCCTCGTTTGCAAAAAGAAGATGGCAACATCGCCGGATATGCTTTGTTGTTTCTGTCCCGCTCCTTTCAAGCAATTTCTTGAGATCGTGGTAAATATGAAATTTGACGAGGAACCTAACTATGGGAAGTTAGTATCTCTGTTTCAAGAACTCTTGGGGGAAAACCCGGCAATTAGGCCTATTAACACGGAGGGTGCTCAAAAG ATCATTTTTCAAGTTGGACAGAAGCGAGGTAGGTTGAGCattggggaagaagaagaagatgcccCTAGGAAAAAAGTCCGTCTAGGAGTCCCTGCAACACAATGGATATCGATTTACAATGCCAGGCAACCAATGAAGCAGAG GTACCATTATAATGTAGCTGATTCAAGGCTGGCACAGCATATCGAGAGAGGTATCGCAGATGGTTTGTTAATAAGCTGTGTATCATCATGTTCGAATCTATGGGCATTAATAATGGATGCTGGAACTGGCTTCACAAACCAAGTCTACGAACTTTCTCCTGTCTTCTTGCATAAG GAATGGATAATGGAACAGTGGGAGAAGAATTACTACATAAGTTCTATTGCTGGTGCAACCAATGGAAGCTCCTTAGTTGTCATGTCAAAAG GTACGCAGTATTCACAGCAGTCTTACAAAGTAAGTGATTCATTCCCATTCAAGTGGATAAACAAGAAGTGGAGAGAAGGCTTCCATGTAACCTCTATGGCAACAGCTGGGAGTCGATGGGGTGTTGTTATGTCCCGCAATTCTGGTTACAGTGAGCAG GTTGTGGAACTGGATTTTCTGTATCCGAGTGAAGGCGTCCACAGGCGTTGGGATGGTGGATACAGAATTACATCAACCGCAGCAACAACTGATCAAGCTGCTCTAATTTTAAGCATCCCACGGCGTAGACTGGCTGATGAGACGCAAGAGACATTGCGTACCTCTCAGTTCCCTAGCACACATGTCAAG GAAAAATGGGGAAAGAATCTCTACCTGGCATCTTTAAGCTATGGCCGAACTGTCTCTTGA
- the LOC106440606 gene encoding probable polyamine transporter At3g13620 encodes MAITETSRSSHELPVTTTTASTAKKLTLVPLIFLIYFEVAGGPFGEEPAVQAAGPLLAILGFLIFPFIWSVPEALITAELSTAFPGNGGFVIWAHRAFGAFVGSMMGSLKFLSGVINVASFPVLCVTYLDKLFPVLESGWPRNVCIFASTVVLSFLNYTGLAIVGYAAVVLGLVSLSPFLVMSAMAIPKIKPHRWGSLGSKKKDWNLYFNTLFWNLNFWDNVSTLAGEVDNPQKTFPLALLIAVIFTCVAYLIPLFAVTGAVSVDQSRWETGFHAEAAEMIAGKWLKIWIEVGAVLSSIGLFEAQLSSSAYQLEGMAELGFLPKFFGLRSKWFNTPWVGILLSALMSLGLSYMDFTDIVASANFIYTLGMFLEFASFVWLRKKLPELKRPYRVPLNIPGLVVMCLVPSAFLVLIIVFATKIVYLVSGLMTVGAVGWYFLINYFREKKIFEFNEDTDLLDKGNGDRTKVEDHHDSR; translated from the exons ATGGCAATTACAGAAACATCAAGATCGAGCCATGAGCTCCCAGTAACAACCACCACCGCATCAACCGCGAAAAAGCTGACTTTGGTCCCTTTGATTTTCCTAATTTACTTCGAAGTCGCGGGTGGTCCGTTTGGAGAAGAACCAGCGGTTCAAGCGGCTGGACCGCTTCTAGCGATTCTCGGTTTCCTCATCTTCCCTTTCATATGGAGTGTCCCTGAAGCCCTAATCACCGCTGAACTCTCCACCGCGTTTCCAG GCAACGGAGGGTTTGTGATATGGGCCCACAGGGCTTTTGGAGCTTTTGTAGGGTCAATGATGGGCTCGTTGAAGTTCCTGAGCGGTGTGATCAACGTTGCTTCGTTTCCTGTACTCTGCGTCACTTACTTGGACAAGCTATTCCCTGTTCTCGAATCCGGATGGCCAAGAAACGTCTGCATATTCGCATCAACGGTGGTCTTATCATTCCTTAACTACACTGGCTTAGCCATTGTCGGCTACGCAGCTGTTGTTCTCGGTCTAGTCTCTCTCTCGCCTTTCCTCGTCATGTCTGCTATGGCAATCCCTAAGATAAAACCTCACCGTTGGGGTAGCTTGGGAAGCAAGAAAAAAGATTGGAACCTCTACTTCAACACGCTCTTCTGGAACTTGAATTTTTGGGATAATGTCAGTACCCTTGCTGGGGAAGTTGATAACCCTCAGAAGACGTTCCCTTTGGCGCTTCTCATCGCAGTGATCTTCACTTGTGTAGCGTACCTGATCCCTCTTTTCGCCGTCACCGGTGCTGTCTCGGTGGATCAGAGCAGATGGGAGACAGGGTTTCACGCGGAAGCGGCTGAGATGATTGCAGGGAAGTGGCTGAAGATCTGGATTGAGGTTGGCGCTGTGTTATCGAGTATAGGACTTTTCGAAGCTCAGTTAAGCAGCAGTGCTTATCAGCTTGAAGGTATGGCTGAGTTAGGGTTCTTGCCTAAGTTCTTTGGGTTGAGATCGAAGTGGTTCAACACTCCTTGGGTTGGGATTCTACTCTCTGCTCTCATGTCGCTTGGATTGTCTTACATGGACTTCACAGATATTGTAGCCTCTGCTAACTTCATATACACGTTAGGGATGTTTCTAGAGTTTGCTTCTTTCGTTTGGTTAAGGAAGAAACTACCTGAGCTGAAGAGACCTTACCGAGTCCCCTTGAATATCCCGGGGCTGGTGGTTATGTGCTTGGTACCTTCAGCGTTTTTGGTATTGATCATTGTGTTTGCTACTAAGATTGTGTACCTAGTTAGCGGTTTGATGACGGTAGGAGCAGTTGGTTGGTACTTCTTGATTAATTACTTCAGGGAGAAGAAGATCTTTGAGTTCAATGAAGATACTGATCTTCTTGACAAGGGTAATGGAGACCGTACAAAGGTTGAAGATCATCATGACTCACGATAG